One Rosa chinensis cultivar Old Blush chromosome 5, RchiOBHm-V2, whole genome shotgun sequence genomic region harbors:
- the LOC112203193 gene encoding protein ECERIFERUM 26-like encodes MDLAMKLLYIKGIYFFKSDAVKGLTVNDLKKPMFQLLQLYFAVSGRIRRSRTSRPFLVCNDGGVRTVEACCDEAIDEWLAMAVEDDSVFDGLAYNQALGDPDLGFSPLVFVQK; translated from the exons ATGGACTTGGCTATGAAGCTTCTCTACATCAAAGGGATCTACTTTTTCAAAAGTGATGCAGTTAAGGGGCTTACGGTGAATGACTTAAAGAAGCCTATGTTCCAACTGCTCCAACTATACTTCGCCGTCTCTGGGAGAATCCGGAGATCCAGAACAAGCCGGCCTTTCCTTGTGTGTAACGACGGCGGTGTAAGAACTGTGGAGGCATGTTGTGACGAAGCCATTGATGAATGGTTGGCCATGGCTGTGGAGGATGATTCTGTATTTGATGGCCTGGCTTATAATCAAGCACTTGGTGATCCTGATCTTGGTTTCTCTCCTTTGGTCTTTGTACAG AAATAG